One genomic window of Aquisalimonas sp. 2447 includes the following:
- a CDS encoding sulfite exporter TauE/SafE family protein, with amino-acid sequence MSVATACPEAVVVADWLLSLLPPELPVYAIVVLLLASALTSFITAAFGAGGGVLLLGLMTLFLPATAVIPLHGVIQAGSNAGRTLVTWGHIQWPLVAVFSLGAVTGATAGSGILVQLHAGWLELALGAFILWSCWAPPLALQRAGRGRIALGGGVTSLVTLFVGATGPFVAALLRPLGLEPRRHVGTFSACMVVQHGLKIGVFGLLGFAFGPYLPFLAGMLATGFLGTLLGRMALERLGDRRFHHLLNIILTALALHLLYRGAAALLG; translated from the coding sequence ATGAGCGTCGCCACCGCATGCCCGGAGGCAGTCGTGGTGGCTGACTGGCTGCTCTCACTACTGCCACCAGAGTTACCGGTCTACGCGATCGTCGTACTCCTGCTGGCAAGCGCCCTGACGTCCTTTATCACCGCCGCCTTCGGTGCCGGTGGCGGCGTTCTGCTGCTGGGGCTGATGACCCTGTTCCTGCCCGCCACTGCGGTGATCCCCCTGCATGGCGTCATCCAGGCGGGCTCGAACGCCGGGCGCACCCTGGTCACCTGGGGCCACATCCAGTGGCCGCTGGTGGCCGTGTTCTCCCTGGGCGCAGTGACTGGGGCCACGGCCGGTTCCGGCATTCTGGTTCAGCTGCATGCAGGCTGGCTGGAGCTGGCACTGGGGGCCTTCATCCTATGGTCGTGCTGGGCCCCACCGCTGGCCCTGCAGCGCGCCGGCCGTGGACGGATCGCCCTGGGAGGTGGCGTCACCAGCCTGGTCACCCTGTTCGTGGGTGCCACCGGCCCGTTCGTGGCCGCACTGTTACGCCCGCTGGGCCTGGAGCCGCGTCGTCACGTGGGCACGTTCTCCGCCTGCATGGTGGTCCAGCACGGCCTGAAGATCGGCGTTTTCGGGCTTCTCGGTTTCGCCTTCGGGCCGTACCTGCCCTTCCTCGCCGGCATGCTCGCGACGGGCTTCCTGGGCACGCTGCTGGGCCGCATGGCCCTGGAGCGGCTGGGAGACCGTCGTTTCCACCACCTGTTGAATATCATTCTTACGGCACTGGCACTGCACCTGCTCTACCGCGGCGCCGCCGCCCTGCTCGGCTGA
- a CDS encoding DUF3422 family protein, with the protein MTNYAAAAAPTGLQEHAQRRHIAAEVHARPFETLNGPLRATHLAMLSSDGNADQEQVRALCQSLEQTPPQPDATHHSVDLGGFRLRWERHTEFSTYTFFITGVESDPLEPFARTALQMVPADWLAGLPGELIAAVHLTMEGRSAPERPVHELAELFGTENVAGSEVADGAARVYTDFRLHADGFGRVLIQDRGLPSRRAGRLVQRLLEIETYRLLALLAFPMAREAGGELTRLESDLGAVTRRITRSGSLENEQTLLSEISALSADLEQTTSRTSYRLSAARAYDALVRRRIDNLREQRIRELQTIGEFLVRRFRPAMRTCESVAERQENLAQRLSRAADLLRTRVDIALEGQNRDLLASMNRRTDLQLRLQQTVEGLSVLVMSYYGTGLIYYALNGLHSAGVEFNVDLAVGAAVPIVVVSAFLGIRYLRRKVLGPEESH; encoded by the coding sequence ATGACAAACTACGCCGCAGCAGCCGCCCCCACAGGTCTGCAGGAACATGCGCAGCGCCGGCACATCGCCGCCGAAGTCCATGCGCGGCCCTTCGAGACCCTGAACGGGCCCTTGCGCGCCACCCATCTCGCCATGCTCAGCAGCGACGGCAACGCCGACCAGGAACAGGTGCGGGCGCTGTGCCAGTCCCTGGAGCAGACGCCGCCACAGCCGGATGCCACCCACCACAGTGTTGACCTGGGCGGGTTTCGGCTGCGCTGGGAGCGGCACACGGAGTTTTCCACTTATACGTTTTTCATTACCGGTGTGGAATCCGACCCCCTGGAACCTTTCGCCCGCACGGCGCTGCAGATGGTGCCGGCGGACTGGCTTGCCGGGCTGCCGGGGGAACTGATCGCCGCCGTACACCTGACCATGGAGGGGCGCTCGGCGCCGGAACGGCCCGTGCACGAGCTGGCGGAGCTGTTCGGCACAGAGAACGTTGCGGGCAGCGAAGTGGCCGACGGGGCGGCGCGGGTGTATACCGATTTCCGCCTGCACGCCGACGGCTTCGGACGGGTGCTCATCCAGGACCGTGGCCTGCCGTCGCGGCGTGCCGGCAGGCTGGTGCAGCGGCTGCTGGAGATCGAAACCTATCGACTGCTGGCGCTGCTTGCCTTCCCCATGGCCCGCGAGGCGGGGGGAGAGCTGACGCGGCTGGAGAGTGACCTGGGGGCGGTCACGCGGCGGATCACCCGCAGTGGCAGCCTGGAGAACGAGCAGACACTGCTTTCGGAGATCTCGGCCCTGTCGGCGGACCTGGAGCAGACCACCTCCCGCACCAGCTACCGCCTCAGCGCAGCACGCGCCTACGATGCCCTGGTCCGGCGCCGCATCGACAACCTCCGCGAACAGCGCATCCGCGAACTGCAGACCATCGGCGAGTTCCTGGTGCGTCGCTTCCGCCCGGCCATGCGCACCTGCGAGTCCGTGGCGGAACGCCAGGAGAATCTGGCACAGCGCCTCTCCCGCGCCGCAGACCTGCTGCGCACCCGGGTGGACATCGCCCTGGAAGGGCAGAACCGGGACCTGCTGGCCTCCATGAACCGGCGCACCGACCTGCAGCTGCGGCTGCAGCAGACGGTGGAAGGCCTCTCCGTGCTGGTCATGAGCTACTACGGCACGGGCCTGATCTACTACGCCCTGAACGGACTGCACAGCGCCGGGGTGGAGTTCAACGTCGATCTGGCAGTCGGCGCGGCGGTGCCCATCGTGGTGGTGAGTGCGTTCCTGGGTATTCGCTATCTACGGCGCAAGGTCCTGGGGCCGGAAGAGAGTCATTAA